The genomic DNA GCGCCGATTCCGCCCCCTCGTCGTCAACCAACGTGGGGTTGCGGAAGTAGTCCGCCACTGCAGCCCGCTGGGGGTCGTCCATAGCGGTAACGATCCACAACACCAGGAACATGGCAAACATCGCCGTCATGAAGTCGGCGAAGGCCACCTTCCACGAGCCCCCATGGTGGCCGCCGACCACCTTCTTGACCCGCTTGACGACGATCGGCCGGGTCCGGTTGTCCTCAAAGCCCGCCATCGGCCTAGGTGCTCTCCCCCTTCACGTGGTTCTCGAGCTCCTCGAAGCTGGGCCGCTCCGCCTCGTACATCGCCTTGCGCCCGAACTCCACTGCCACCACCGGCTTGTAACCGTTGAGGATGGCCATGATGGTCACCTTGATGACCTCAAGGTACTTGGCCTTCTCCCGGGCACGGTGTTCCATGGCCACGCCCAGGGGCCCAACGATGGAATAGCCGGCCAGGATACCGATGAAGGTACCGATCAGCGCCGCCGCCACCAGGGAGCCGATCTGCTGCACCGGCCCGTCGATCTCGCCCATGGCAATGACGATGCCGAGCAGCGCAGCGATGATACCGAACCCCGGCAGGGCGTCCGCCACGCGGTTCACCGCGTGCGCCGGCAGCTCCGCCTCCTCGTGGTGCGTCTCCAACTCCACATCCATCAGGTTTTCCAGCTCGAAGGGGTTCATGTTGCCCCCCACCATCAGGCGCAGGTAGTCACACAGGAAGTGCAGCGCGTCAGGATCCTTCAGCACGGAGGGGTATCTCTGGAAAAGCTCGCTCTCGTGGGGTGCGTCCACGTCCTGCTCGATGGAGAGCAGGCCGTCCCGCTGGGTCTTCTGGAACACCTCGTAGAGCAGGGCCAGCAGGTCCATGTAGTGCTGCTTTCGGTACGGCGGCCCACCCATGATCTTCGGCACGCTGCTCACAACGTGCTTAATCACCTTCATCGGGTTGGCGATGAGGAAGGCCCCACCCGCCGCCCCGAAGATAATCAGCACTTCAAAGGGTTGCCAGAGTACCGCCAGATTGCCCCCGTGGGCGGTATAACCGACCATGACGGAGACGAGAACGATGATGATGCCGAGAATTAGCTTCATGGGTTCGGGGCCGTCCCGTCCGTTTACCTGATTCTGCCGCGCATGTGTGGCGCGCCAGTATATACTAGCGGCCAATCCGCCCCAATTATTAGGGATAATGACGGGAGCGCCGCCGAATGAGCATGACCACACCGAACCGACTGCTGGACTGGGTGGAGCGCCTCGACGGCGAGGTCCTGCCCCGCCACCCTGCCCTGGCCCCGGACTTCGGTGCCACCAGCGCCCAGCTCACCTGGCAGTTGCAACAGGACCCGGCAGCGGTACTGGGCCTGCTACGGCGGGCGAGCAGCGTGCGCCACCGGCACCTGGATTCCCGCCTTGAGGGTACGGAGGAGGCGCTGATCATGCTGGGCCGAAACGGCATTGAGGCCAGCTGGTCCGAATTGCCCCGGGGGGACGAACTGCTCTCCGGCCCCGCGCTGGAGCGTTACTTCCGCTGCCACGCCAGGGCCGTGCACGCCGCCCGTCAGGCCCAGGAATGGGTGCGGCAGCGCCACGACCTGCGCCCCAGTGAAGTGGCGGACGCGACCCTGCTGAGGCATGTCGGGGAGTTGATGTTGCGTGCGCACGCGCCCCAGACCATGGCGGAGGTGGATGCCCTCGCCGCCGATCCACGGCTGGATGCCGAGGCGGAGACTGCAGTGCTCGGTTTCACCCTGCAGGACCTGGCGGTCAGCCTGGGCAACCGGTGGCGACTGCCCCATCTGGCGCTGGAGGATCTCAGCGGCGTGCGCCCGTTATCGCAACGCACTCAGGCGCTTTCCCTCGCGCTGCGCCTGGCGCGAGTGGCAGAAACCGAACTGGCCTCGGCGCAGCTGCCGGCCATGTTCGACGCCCTGGATGCTTACCTGGGTGGCGAACCCGGGCACGCCCGCGCCACGACCCTGGAGACCGCGCGCACCATTCACGCACAGACGCCGGACCCGGTGGGCTGGAGCCCGACCCTGGGGCTGGATGACCGCCCTACTGCACCACCGGGTACCCCCGGGTTTTGCCTGGCACCCCGCCCGGATATCCGCGCGCGGGTGGAGGACGAACTCCGAAACAGCGAATTTGACCGGGCCCGGCTGGAGCTGCTCACCCGTCACCGACTGGATAACCGCGAAGCCGTGATGATCAGTCTCATCCTTACGGGACTGCACGACGGCTTGGGGTTGAACCGCACACTCTTTCTCCGCCCCTCCCGGACGGGCGGCGAGTTGCAGCTCTATCTGCAGCGAGGGGCGCTCGGCGACCCCCGACTCCATGAATTGACCGTGTCGACGGCGGCCTCGCCGCTGCTCCGGGAGATCACCGCAAACCCGCCCGCCTATCGCATCTGCCAGGCGGAACGGGCGGAGGATCGCCTACCGGGGGCGCTGCAGACCTTCAATGGGGGCCAGCCCTGCCTGTTGGCTGCCATCCCGGTCCATGGGCGCCTCGCCGGCGTGATATACGCGGACCGACACTTTCCCGATTGCCGGCTGACCGCGGCGGTCGCCCGGGAATTCCGCCGGATCTGTGAGTTGGGCTCCCAGCGCCTGCAGGCGCTCGCCGAAGAGAAGCACCACCTCAGTTGACACGACCGCGCCCGCGCGGCCATGCGCATCCAGTTGGCGAGGCGGTGGCTTCAGCCCGGAGGCCACTTGAGCTTGCGCCCGCCCACCACGTGCAAGTGCAGATGGAACACCTCCTGACCCGCATCCGCATTGCAATTCATCACCGTGCGGTACCCCTTCTCCGCCACGCCCTCCTGCCGGGCCACGTGCGCGGCCGCCCGGTAGAGCTGGCCAATGAGGGCTTCGTCCTCGATCTGGATATCGTTGACCGTGGCGATATGCTTTTTCGGTATTACCAGCACGTGCAGCGGCGCCTGCGGATTGATATCCCGGAAGGCCAGGACGTCGTCGGTTTCATGGACCACATCCGGTTTCAGCTCGCCCGATACCATGCGGCAGAAAAGGCAGTCGCTCATATTCAGCTCCTGAATCCAGGTCGTTCGGCGCGCCGGGTTCGTCGGGCTCAATCGTAATCCCGACGGCCGGCGAAGGCGTGGGACAGCGTGCCGCTGTCCACGTACTCCAGTTCACCACCCATAGGCACACCATGGGCAATGCGGGTGGTGCGTACGCCGTGCTCGTGCGCCAGTTCCGCGATGTAGTGGGAGGTGGCCTCACCCTCGACAGTGGGGCTGGTGGCGAGGATCACCTCCTGGACCTCGCCCCCGGCCAGCCGCTCCTCAAGAAGGTCCAGCCCCAGCGCCTCGGGGCCGACGCCATCCAGCGGAGAAAGACGCCCCATCAGCACAAAATAAAGCCCGCGGTAGCCGGTAGCCTGCTCCAATGCAAAGACATCCGCCGGGCCCTCCACAATGCAGAGCAACCCGCGATCACGTTTGTCGCTGCTGCAAAGGCCGCAAACCGGCTCCTCGGTGAGGACGCGGCATTGCCGGCACTGCCCCACCTGGTCCACCGCGTCACGGATGGCACCGGCCAAGCGGCGCCCCCCGTCCCTTTCCCGCTGCAACAGGTGGAAGGCCATGCGCTGTGCCGAGCGCGGCCCCACGCCGGGTAGGCAGCGCAGGCTCTCGATGAGCTGGTCGATCAGCGGCGAGTAGCGCATCGCCTCAGAAAGGCATCTTGAAACCCGGGGGCAGGCCCATGCCCTCGCTCAGCCCGGACATGCGCGACTGGCTCTCCTGCTGCAGCTTGTGCACGGCATCGTTGAAGGCCGCGGCAACCAGGTCCTCGACCATCTCGCGGTCGTCTTCGAAGAGACTGGGGTCGATGTTGACCCGACGGGCCTCATGCTTGCCGTTGATGGTCACGGAGACCATGCCGCCACCGGACTCGCCGGTGACTTCCATCTTGGCGATCTCTTCCTGGGCCTTTTGAAGCTCCTGCTGGAGCTTCTGGGCCTGCTTCATCATGTTACCGATTCCGCCCCTCATCACTTGATCCTCATATCGGGGGTTGCAGTTGAATCTGACTCAGGCCCCGTCGTGGGGCCTGATAGTGTCCGGCAGTAGTTCCGCGCCGAAGCGCTGGCGCAGCCCGGCGACGTTCGGGTCCTGTTCCAGCGATGCCTGCGCGGCACGCAGCCGCTCTGCCCGCTCCCGGCGAGCCACCGCTGCCGGCGTCTCACGCTGTGGCGCGCCCTGGCGGATGTCCAGGCGGACCGCCCGCCCCAGGGCTTCGCCAAGCACGGCGCTGAACTCGGACTCCAGACCCGGAGTACGCAGCATCTCGTGCTGTTCGTCCAGCCGAAGGATAACACGGCCCTCCTCCTCGCCGACCCACTCGCAGTGGGCCGCAAACTGGCGGAGAGCGCCTTCCAAGGGCAGCGCGCGCGCCGTCCAGGGCCAGTTATCGGCGGTGATCTCCAGTGGCTGGCCCGGCGCTGACGTGACCGGCGCGACCGTCGTGCCGTCCTCCCCTTCGGCATCGTCCGGCCGTGCAGGTTCCGCGGCCAAGGGCGCATCGGCCTGCGGCGACGCAAGCGGCTCTCCCCAGGGTGGGGGCTCGTCATCGGTTGGTGGCGGGCCCTCCGCCCAGGGCGGCGGCTCCGGGGCGTCCGGCTCCGGCGCCACCCCTTCCGGGGCCGGCTGGGCATCAGCGGGCCCCGCCTTGGGGGGTTTGGTAGCCGACGGGGCTGGCCCGGTGGCCGGCCCTTGCGCGCTGCCGGTGGCCTCCGGCGCAATCTGGCCGCGTGCCGCGCGCATCAACGCCTCGCGCCGGCTGTCCAGGGGCGAGGCGGGCTGGTCGGGAGCGTCGGCCCCGCTTGCCGTTGCCCCGCCGACTTCCGGCTTCTCCGGCCGTGCCGGTTGCGTTGCCGGGGCAGCCGCCTCGCCCGCCGCCGCTTTCGGAGCCGTGCCGGGTTCGGCCGCGGCGCCCGGCTCGGCTTCGACAACCACCCCCACCGGCTGGAATGCCAGCATGCGGAGCAAAACCATCTCGAAGCCGGTCCGCGCTTCCGGTGCCAGGGGCAGGTCACGCCGGCCGTTAAGCGCCAGTTGGTAGTAGAGCTGCACATCCTCTGCAGGCAGGCGGGCTGCCAATGCCTTCAGCCGCTCCGCGTCCGGCTGGTCCTCGGGTACCGCGCCGGGCACCACCTGGCAGAGGGCCACCTGGTGCAGGCAGTGGAGCATCTCGTCGAGGGCATCACCGAAGTCCGGTGCCCGCTCACTCATCCGGGCGGTCACCTGGAGCAGGGCCTGACCGTCGCTGTCGGCCAGTGCTTCCAGCGCCTCCAGCACGAACCCCCGGTCGATGGTGCCGAGCATGGCGCACACCTCACCTTCGCGCACGCAGCCCGCGCCAAAGGCAATGGCCTGGTCCAGCAGTGACAGGGCGTCGCGCATGCTGCCCTGCGCGGCCTGACCGAGCCGGGCCAGGGCGGCAGGCTCCGCTTCCAGCTGCTCCTGGTCGACGACCGTGCGCAGGTACTCCGCGATCAGGCTGCCGGGCAGGTTCTTCAGATTGAACTGCAGGCAGCGTGACAGGATGGTGACCGGCAGCTTCTGAGGGTCAGTGGTGGCCAACAGGAACTTTACGTGCGGCGGCGGCTCTTCCAGGGTCTTCAGCAGCGCATTGAAGCTGTGCCCGGAGAGCATGTGCACTTCGTCGATCAGATAGATCTTGTAGCGGCCACGGGTGGGCGCGTACTGCACGTTGTCCAGCAGCTCGCGGGTATCTTCCACTTTGGTCCGCGATGCCGCATCCACCTCGATCAGGTCGACGAAACGGCCGGCGTCCAGCTCGAGGCAGGCATCACACTTACCGCAGGGCTCCGCCGCGACGCCCTGCTCGCAGTTCAGGCACTTGGCCAGGATCCGGGCCACCGTGGTCTTGCCCACCCCGCGGGTACCCGTGAACAGGTAGGCGTGGTGCAGGCGCTGCTGCTCCAGGGCGTTGATCAGGGCGCGCAGCACGTGCTCCTGACCGGCCATCTCGGCAAAGGTGCGCGGTCGCCACTTACGGGCGAGTACCTGGTAAGCCATGGTTTCCTGCTGTCTGCGAAGCGAGGCTACAAAGTGTACGGGCGGCGGCGATACAGTGCCACTGATAGGGCAGTGAGCCGACGTGGGGGAGGATAGATGGAGGCGGCGGATACCAGCCACACCCCGGCGCCCGAGTCCACCGCTGCCGCTGCTCCCTTCCGGGCCTGACGGAATTCACGGTTTATCGTCGCGAGGGGACCGGCACCACCGCCATAGTAGCGGTCCGGTTGGTGCGGACCCTGCCTTGGGCAGGCAGGTCGAAGACGTTAACATGACAGCCCCGCCAGGCCAAGGGCCGGGCCAGCCGACCGACGATGGGACCGCAACCGCCATGCGTAAAAATCCGCTAACCTACCTGCTGATCGGCATCGTTCGCTTCTACCAGTACGTCATCTCCCCGATGATCGGTCCGCGTTGCCGCTATTGGCCCACCTGTTCGGCGTATGCGGTGGAGGCCCTGCAATTGCATGGCCCGTTTCGCGGCGGGTGGCTGGCCCTGCGGCGGTTTCTGCGGTGCCACCCCTGGGGCGGGCACGGCGTCGACCCGGTACCCGGTAGCGAGGGCCGCACCACCGGGCCGTGTCGTTGCGCCCCGCCCGAAGACCGGAAGCCCGGGCATCACCGGGATGCCTGATACCCCGAATGCCCGTGAAATCAGCCCCTGGCGCCACCCTGGCGCAAATGGGCGCGGAAGATATAGCGGCGCACCGCGTTCTGCACCCGACTGTCGTGCGCGTCCAGGTTCAGCACCAGGCGGTGGCGACGGCGCTGACCGGGGGCCAGGTTGACCCGCAGCGGCAACGGGACCTCGTCGGGCAGCAACAATTCCAGTTCGGGCACGTTCACCGGCCGCCCCCGGCGCGGTAACACCCCCTCCGGCAGCGCGATACCGCTGGCGGAGATATCCAGCACCGGGGTACAGCCCGGCTGCCCCGCCCTGCCCCGGAGGCAGACCTCGTCACCCTGGGGCTGAATACGCAACGCCCGCGGTTTCCGGCGTTCATCGCGGATCTCGGGCGGCCCCACTTCCAGGTGCATCGGTTCGTGGCCACCGCCACGAATCCGCACTGGAAAGTGATAACTGAAGGCGGCGTGGCGCCCGATGATTTCCAGGCTGTCCTCGGCAAAATAGGACCAGAATGCCGAGGCATCTCCCTGCGGCATTAACCGACAAAGAAGATCGGAATTCTCGGCACGCTCCGCCGGTGCCTGCCAGAGGGCGCTCAGAAAGGCGCGCTCCTCCGCAGTGAGCTGGCTATTTGGTCTGACCACAATGGGCCCCTCAGGTATGGCTAATACCCTGATTTTAGTCTGCAACCAGCCGGTCTGCCGCCCATGACCGCGGCCTGGTGCACAGCCGGGGCCCCGGGAATTGCAGACCGGGGCCGCAAAAAGCATAATGCGCGCGACATTAAACCGTCACCCGACGCTAGACCAATCAAAATCAAGAGAGGTCACCCGTGAGCCAGCAACACCTCGATACCGTGTTCCAGGAGTGGCAGGACAACGAAGCCCGTGCCGAGGAAATGATCCCCCTGCTCGGCACCCTCTACCGCAAGTACAACATCGTCACCTCGTTGTACGGCCGGTCTCTGATTAACCAGTCCGTGATACGCATTCTGAAGGATCACCGCTTCGTCAAGAAAATCGAGGGCACCGAGCTGTCCGTCTGCGACACGCTGCCCGTCGTGCGCACAATGGTCGCGCTGAACCTGGCGCCGGCGCACGTGGACGTGGGTAAGCTGGCCGTGGCCTTCAAGAACTCGGGCGAGGACGACGTGGAGGCCTTCCTGCGCCGCGAGCTGGCCGACATCGTCGACGGCCACGATCCGGAGGGCAACACCGGCGAGCCCAAGGACGTGGTGCTCTACGGCTTCGGCCGCATCGGTCGGCTGCTGGCCCGCATCCTGGTGGAAAAGGCCGGCGGTGGCAGCCTGCTGCGCCTGCGCGCGGTGGTGGTCCGCGGCAAGGGTGGCGACCTGGAAAAGCGTGCCAGCCTGCTCCGCCGCGACTCCGTGCACGGCCCGTTCGGGGGCTCCATCACCGTGGACGAGGCCAACAACACGCTGGTCATTAACGGCAACCGGGTGCGCTTCATCTACGCCGACGACCCGTCGGAGATCGACTACACCACCTACGGCATCGACAACGCCATCGTGGTGGACAACACCGGTAAGTGGCGGGACCGGGACGGCCTCTCTCAGCACCTGGCGTGCAACGGCGTCTCCAAGGTGCTGCTGACGGCCCCGGGCAAGGGCGATATCAAGAACATCGTCTTCGGCATCAACCACAAGGACATCGGCGACGAAGACCGGATCGTCTCCGCCGCCTCCTGCACCACCAACGCCATCGTGCCCGCCCTGAAGGCGCTGAACGACCAGTACGGCGTCGAGCACGGCCACGTGGAGACGGTGCATGCCTACACCAACGACCAGAACCTGATCGACAACTACCACAAAGGTGATCGCCGGGGCCGCAGTGCCGCGCTGAACATGGTCCTCACCGAGACCGGCGCCGCCAAGGCGGTGGCCAAGGCCGTACCGGAGCTGGCCGGCAAGCTCACCGGTAACGCCATCCGGGTGCCCATCCCGAACGTCTCCATGGCCATCCTGAACCTGCGCCTGCTGGAGGACGTCTCCGCCGATGGGCTCAACGACTACCTGCGGGTCATGTCGCTGAACTCTTACATGCAGAAGCAGCTGGACTACGTGGACTCCTCCGAGGTGGCCTCCTCGGACTTTGTCGGCAACCGCCACGCGGGCATCGTGGACGCCAAGGCCACTCTGGCCAGCGGCAAGAATGCCGTGCTCTACGTCTGGTACGACAACGAGTTCGGCTACAGCTGCCAGGTGGTGCGTATCCTGCAGCACATGTCCAACGTGCACTTCCTGAAGTTCCCCCGGGAGACCCAGCCCGAGGCGGAGAAGGCCGTCTCCTGAGGCGGGCTGGCAGGGTGTCCCGTCGTCCACGGCTGACGGAACAGGTCCACGCCCGGTTGGCCGCACACCTGCGTGGCGGCGACCGGGCGGTGGACGCCACCGCCGGCAACGGGCACGACACCCTGTTCCTGGCGCGGCAGGTGGGCGGCCAGGGCCAGGTCTGGGCCTTCGATGTGCAGTCGCAGGCCCTCATGGCAACGCGGAAGCGCCTGCAGCAGGCCGGGCTGGCGGACCGGGTTAATCTGGTACACGCCGGCCATCAGGCCTTGTCCCGCCACCTCCCCGCAACGACCCTGGGGCAGGTGAAGGCGGTGGTTTTCAACCTGGGCTACCTGCCCGGGGGTGACCACGCCCTTATCACCCGTCCGGAGACCACGTTAGCCGCCCTGAATTCGGCCTGGGAAGCGTTGGCCCCGGCCGGGGTCATCAGTCTGATGATCTACCGTGGTCACCCCGGCGGCGCGGCGGAGTTCGATGCCGTCGCCGACTGGTGCCGAAGCCGGGGCATTGAACCCGAGGCGCCGGATGGCCCGGCCCGGTCACCGAAAGCGCCGATCTGGTGGCTGCTGACACGGTGTGGCACCCGCGACGTTCAGCCTGACGCCGGGGGTGCTCCCGCGGCTTCTTCTGCCGGCTGATCCACGGCACCCGCGCGCAGTAGCAGGAACGGCAGGTCCACCCGCTCCAGGAGCCGGGTAATCATGCCTCGCTCTTCCTCGCTGCCGTCCTGGGTGCGACTGATCAGCAACGCACCGATCTGCTCCTGCAATAGGGCCTTGAGCAGGCCGTTCTCGTCCGGCGGGTACACCACCCGCAGCCGGGCCGAGACACCTCGCGTCTCCAGCCAGTCGGTAATCTCCGCCAACCGCTGATCCTTGAGCTCACCCGTCTCCGGGGGCAAGACGAGCAACGTGTATTCGCGTCCGTCCCCACCGACCCGCAGGGCAGCGTCCAGGGCCTGTTCGGCGTGCTCATCGGCCCGCACCACTATTCCGGTGACGGCGCGTTCGGGCCAGGTCCCCAGCAACAGCGAGCAGGGCGCCAGGTGAATCAACTGCCGCGCGTTGGAGCCCAGCGAGCGGGCCCGGCCACTGGCCCAGCCGGTGCGCCCAAGCACCAGCAGGTCGCTGTCCCGTGCTTCGGACAGGGCGGCCGCCACCACCCGATCACGCAACACCTGTAACGCGACCTCCCGGCGTTCGTGGGCCAGCGCCCGGCGGATTGCCGCTCGCACTAGCTGCGCCCGGTCCTGCAGGCGCGCCTCCAGGGTATCACTGGCCAGGGGCCGCGCCACGCCGGTGTACGCACCCACCTCGCGCGTGAACGGCAGCCCGGCGCTACGCAGCAGGTCGCGATCTTCCACATACAGACCCCGCAGTTCCACGTCGCCGTCCCGCAGCAGGGTCAATGCAGCACGCAGTGCCTCGGTGCTGGCCAGCGAGGCGTCGAGCATAATCAGCGCGCGCCGGAAAAGCCTGGCGCGGGGGGGTGCCTCAGGCCGCCGCCGTTCAGTCATCGCGGCCCCCGCCGTTGCCGTTACCCTCCCGGTGCTTCGCCGACCCGCTGTCGCCTTCGTTACCGTTGTCCTTGCCGCTGTGACGCTGTACCGACTCGGCAAAAGCGGCCAGCCGGTCGGCCACAAGGCGGTTCAGGCTGCCTTCCGGGTAAACGCCGTCCTCATCCGGTGCACCCACCGACATGCCCGTGATCAGCTCCAGCGCCTCGTCCACGTGGCGGATGGGGTAGACGTGGAAACGGCCGGCCGCAACGGCCTCGCGCACCGGCCGGTGCAGCATGAGGTGCGGCACATTGGTGGCCGGCAGTAACACCCCCTGTCCCTCCACCCCGCCGCGGGCCTCGCAGACCTCGAAAAAGCCCTCAATCTTTTCATTGACGCCCCCCACAGCCTGCACCTCGCCATGCTGGTTGACGGAACCGGTGACAGCCAGCGACTGCTGGAGCGGGACCCCGGCGATAGCGGAGACGAGGGCGCACAACTCGGCCACGGAGGCGCTGTCCCCCTCCACACCGCCGTAGGACTGTTCGAAGGCCAGGCTGGCCGACAGGGACAATACGCCCTCCCGGGCGTAGCGGGTCGCCAGGTAGCGGGAGAGGATCATGACCCCCTTGGAGTGAATATTGCCGCCGAGCTTCGCCTCGCGTTCAATATCCAGCACCTGACCGCGACCGGCACGGGCGGTGGCGGTGATTCGGGTCGGCCGCCCGAAGGCCTGGTCGCCCAGGTGCAACACCGACAAGCCGTTGACCTGGGCCACCGCCTCGCCCGTGGTGTCGATCATCACCGTGCCACGCTCGATGAACTCCAGCGTGCGCTCACGGATGCGGCCACCCCGGTAACGCTGCTGCCCGATGGTTCGCTCCACGTGCGCGGCCTCGATCTGCGCGGCCTCGTCACGCCCGGCCCAGTAATCGGCCTCCATCAGCAGGTCACGCAGCATGCGCGCCTGCGCGGTCAGCTTCTCCTGGTCATCGGCCAGGCGCCCGGCCTGTTCGATGATCCGCCCGACCGCCGGCGCTGTGAGCGGACGCAAGGCGTCGCGCCGGGCCATGGTGGCCAGCATGCGGGCGTAGGCACGCTGGCTCTCGTCGGTCCTGGGCACCTCGTCCTCGAAGTCGGCCTGCACCTTGAACAGGTCGAGGAAATCGGGGTCGTAGGCGGCCAGCAGGTAGTAGAGGAAACGGTCCCCCACCAGCGCCACCTTCACGTCCAGCGGAATGGGCTCCGGCTCCAGGCTGACCGTGCTGGCCAGCCCATACAGGCGCTCCAGTGACTGGATGCGTACGGTGTGAGCACTGAGCGCCCGCTTCAGGCTCTCCCAGGCCATGGGTTGCTGCAGCACCCGCAGGGCATCCAGCACCAGGTAGCCGCCGTTGGCCCGGTGCAGGGCACCGGCGCGGATCAGGGTGAAATCGGTCATCAACGCGCCCTGGTGGACGTAGTGTTCGATAC from Alkalispirillum mobile includes the following:
- a CDS encoding ATP-binding protein, which gives rise to MTSIQPLSAGQLYRYCDPEALGFRTTEELEPLELPCGQQRALEALDFATGMRNDGFNLFVLGPAGVGKREWVQQFLAHKALAREQPRDWAYLYNFDAPDQPRALALPTGVGRRLKRDLEELTEELRSSIPATFESDEYQSRLQELQQAANRRHREAIEQIQREAEEGGIALLTTPSGFTFAPKKDGEVLSAEEFQKLPEEERNAIEKRVEQLQEKLQYSIQQLPQIQRELREQVRQLNEEMVLVAAGAPIGNLKDAYSHLEPVVAHLDAVRKDVIEHVEALQGDKHGRHSAMEAVMERYQLNLIVDNAEQQGAPVVYEDLPLHQHLVGRIEHYVHQGALMTDFTLIRAGALHRANGGYLVLDALRVLQQPMAWESLKRALSAHTVRIQSLERLYGLASTVSLEPEPIPLDVKVALVGDRFLYYLLAAYDPDFLDLFKVQADFEDEVPRTDESQRAYARMLATMARRDALRPLTAPAVGRIIEQAGRLADDQEKLTAQARMLRDLLMEADYWAGRDEAAQIEAAHVERTIGQQRYRGGRIRERTLEFIERGTVMIDTTGEAVAQVNGLSVLHLGDQAFGRPTRITATARAGRGQVLDIEREAKLGGNIHSKGVMILSRYLATRYAREGVLSLSASLAFEQSYGGVEGDSASVAELCALVSAIAGVPLQQSLAVTGSVNQHGEVQAVGGVNEKIEGFFEVCEARGGVEGQGVLLPATNVPHLMLHRPVREAVAAGRFHVYPIRHVDEALELITGMSVGAPDEDGVYPEGSLNRLVADRLAAFAESVQRHSGKDNGNEGDSGSAKHREGNGNGGGRDD